The following proteins are co-located in the Tamandua tetradactyla isolate mTamTet1 chromosome 21, mTamTet1.pri, whole genome shotgun sequence genome:
- the LOC143665641 gene encoding G kinase-anchoring protein 1-like, translating to MASAVLSSVPTTASRFALLQVDSGSGSDSEPGKGKGQNAGKSQSLGSKSATNEKKREKRRKKKEQQQSEANALRSLAFKKIPQKSSHGICNAQHELSLSNPVQKDSRGENWREWRQRDEQLTSEMFEADLEKALLSKLEYEERKKEFENAENASAQSKGMNKKDKRKNHLGKDKPLTVSLKDFESEDNISKKTEELSSSQTLSHDGGFFNRLEDDVHKILIREKRREQLTEYNGTDNCTTEHNQEVVLKDGRTERLKLELERKDAEIQKLKNVISQWEVKYKEVKARNAQLLKMLQEGEMKDKAKILLQVDESQSIKNELTMQVTSLHTALEQERSKVKVLQAELARYQSGRKGKRNSESDQYR from the exons ATGGCCTCAGCAGTACTTAGTTCTGTACCTACTACTGCTTCTCGTTTTGCCTTGTTACAAGTGGATAGTGGCAGTGGTTCTGATTCTGAACCTGGAAAAGGCAAAGGTCAAAATGCTGGAAAATCTCAGTCTTTGGGAAGCAAATCAGctacaaatgagaaaaagagagagaaaagaagaaaaaagaaggaacagcAACAGAGTGAAGCAAATGCACTCAGGAGTCTTGCTTTTAAGAAAATTCCCCAGAAATCTTCCCATGGTATTTGTAATGCTCAACATGAGCTTTCATTGTCAAACCCAGTACAGAAGGATTCACGCGGAGAAAATTGGCGAGAGTGGAGACAAAGAGATGAGCAGCTGACATCTGAAATGTTTGAAGCAGATCTTGAGAAGGCATTATTAAGTAAATTAGAATATGAAGAACGTAAAAAGGAGTTTGAAAATGCTGAGAATGCTTCAGCTCAATCAAAGGGtatgaataaaaaagataaaagaaagaatcacCTGGGAAAAGACAAACCTCTCACAGTATCATTAAAAGATTTTGAATCTGAAGATAACATTAGTAAAAAGACTgag gaatTGAGTTCTTCTCAGACTTTATCACATGATGGAGGATTCTTCAATAGACTGGAAGATGATGTTCATAAAATCcttattagagaaaaaagaagagaacagcTTACAGAATATAATGGAACAGATAATTGTACAACTGAGCACAACCAGGAAGTGGTTCTGAAAGATGGAAGAACTGAAAGACTAAAATTGGAACTTGAAAGGAAAGATGCTGAAATCCAGAAGCTAAAAAATGTGATCTCTCAATGGGAGGTAAAGTATAAAGAAGTAAAGGCAAGAAATGCACAATTACTGAAAATGCTTCAAGAAGGTGAAATGAAAGATAAAGCCAAAATACTTCTGCAAGTTGATGAATCACAAAGCATCAAGAATGAGCTAACTATGCAGGTGACTTCACTTCACACTGCATTAGAACAAGAAAGATCTAAAGTGAAAGTATTACAAGCAGAATTAGCCAGATATCAGAGTggcagaaaagggaaaagaaactcTGAATCCGACCAGTATAGGTGA